In Takifugu flavidus isolate HTHZ2018 chromosome 5, ASM371156v2, whole genome shotgun sequence, the following proteins share a genomic window:
- the mblac2 gene encoding metallo-beta-lactamase domain-containing protein 2: MSAADWYAHKSLGDGLFWIQERFYQSENRCNIWLLRGSHQDVVIDTGLGLRSLPDYIDAKGLLGKDPQRKNPLLAIATHAHFDHSGGLHQFQQVGVHSAEVDALSSGDNFEMVTWLSDSEITEAPSPGWRARHYKVKAVQPTHILQEGDVINLGNRQLTVLHMPGHSRGSICLHDRENKLLFTGDVVYDGHMIDWLPYSHVSDYISSCERLVGLVDSEQVDQVLPGHYNTFGAKRLHRLASSYISRAGTCPGRFSTFARRTLAGVALRASNPGSAC, from the exons ATGTCTGCAGCCGACTGGTACGCTCACAAATCGCTTGGAGACGGACTCTTCTGGATCCAGGAGCGGTTCTACCAGTCCGAAAACCGCTGCAACATCTGGCTGCTCCGCGGCTCCCACCAGGACGTGGTGATCGATACCGGGCTGGGCTTGAGGAGCTTACCTGACTACATCGACGCCAAGGGGCTGCTGGGGAAAGACCCCCAGAGGAAGAACCCGCTGCTGGCCATcgccacacacgcgcacttcgACCACTCGGGGGGTCTGCATCAGTTCCAACAGGTGGGCGTCCACAGCGCCGAGGTCGATGCCCTGTCCAGCGGAGACAACTTCGAGATGGTCACCTGGCTGAGCGACAGCGAGATAACCGAGGCCCCCAGCCCCGGATGGAGGGCAAGGCACTACAAAGTCAAGGCTGTGCAGCCCACGCACATTCTGCAAGAGG GCGACGTCATCAACCTGGGGAACCGACAGCTGACTGTGCTCCACATGCCCGGCCACTCTCGTGGCAGCATCTGCCTCCACGATCGTGAGAACAAGCTCCTGTTCACCGGGGACGTGGTGTACGACGGCCACATGATCGACTGGCTGCCCTACAGCCACGTCAGCGACTACATCAGCAGCTGTGAGCGCTTGGTGGGCCTGGTCGACAGTGAACAG gttGACCAGGTCCTCCCGGGACACTACAACACTTTTGGTGCGAAGCGGCTCCATCGGCTTGCGTCGAGTTACATCAGCCGGGCCGGCACGTGCCCTGGAAGGTTCTCCACGTTTGCCCGGAGGACTCTGGCCGGAGTGGCGCTGCGAGCCAGTAACCCAGGCAGCGCCTGCTAG
- the polr3g gene encoding DNA-directed RNA polymerase III subunit RPC7 isoform X3 has product MCTCLTVRWTETWSLWAAGSREIRRHGRQRSWCTFIHVQHRGSGHRPRQHARRKGGSQPAVPKVEKYTQRYVKQSQRTDEEWTPDWNLLPKELMPRKRRVGAKAGTTKKTRISQKVNQDILNKLEDLEKKDRNPEKSDDETEKKAENEEEEVEEEEYEEEDIEEENDYIDSYFDNGEDFAAGSDDNIDGEATY; this is encoded by the exons ATGTGCACGTGTTTGACTGTGAGGTGGACAGAAACGTGGAGTCTGTGGGCTGCAGGTTCACGGGAGATCCGCCGTCATGGCAGGCAGAGGTCGTGGTGCACCTTCATTCACGTTCAACATCGAGGCTCTGGGCATCGGCCGAGGCAGCATGCCAGACGCAAGGGTGGGTCCCAGCCCGCTGTTCCCA AAGTGGAGAAATACACACAGCGGTACGTCAAGCAGAGCCAGAGGACCGACGAGGAGTGGACTCCAG ACTGGAACCTCCTCCCCAAAGAACTGATGCCTCGAAAAAGAAGAGTTGGTGCCAAAGCAG GCACAACCAAGAAAACCAGGATCTCGCAGAAAGTGAACCAGGATATTCTGAATAAGTTAGAG GATCTAGAGAAGAAGGATCGGAACCCTGAAAAATCTGACgatgagacagagaagaaggCCGAGaacgaagaggaggaagtggaggaggaagaatatgaggaggaggacattgaAGAG GAAAACGACTACATCGACAGCTACTTCGACAACGGCGAAGACTTCGCAGCAGGCAGCGACGATAACATAGACGGCGAAGCCACTTACTGA
- the polr3g gene encoding DNA-directed RNA polymerase III subunit RPC7 isoform X1, which yields MAGRGRGAPSFTFNIEALGIGRGSMPDARVGPSPLFPATDFKPVPLKAGEEEDYMLALKQELRGAMQRLPYYIKPLSNRAAEVEKYTQRYVKQSQRTDEEWTPDWNLLPKELMPRKRRVGAKAGTTKKTRISQKVNQDILNKLEDLEKKDRNPEKSDDETEKKAENEEEEVEEEEYEEEDIEEENDYIDSYFDNGEDFAAGSDDNIDGEATY from the exons ATGGCAGGCAGAGGTCGTGGTGCACCTTCATTCACGTTCAACATCGAGGCTCTGGGCATCGGCCGAGGCAGCATGCCAGACGCAAGGGTGGGTCCCAGCCCGCTGTTCCCA GCCACAGACTTTAAGCCGGTGCCCCTGAAGGCTGGCGAGGAGGAGGACTACATGCTGGCCTTGAagcaggagctgagaggagcaaTGCAGAGGCTACCGTACTACATCAAGCCCCTCTCCAacagagcag CAGAAGTGGAGAAATACACACAGCGGTACGTCAAGCAGAGCCAGAGGACCGACGAGGAGTGGACTCCAG ACTGGAACCTCCTCCCCAAAGAACTGATGCCTCGAAAAAGAAGAGTTGGTGCCAAAGCAG GCACAACCAAGAAAACCAGGATCTCGCAGAAAGTGAACCAGGATATTCTGAATAAGTTAGAG GATCTAGAGAAGAAGGATCGGAACCCTGAAAAATCTGACgatgagacagagaagaaggCCGAGaacgaagaggaggaagtggaggaggaagaatatgaggaggaggacattgaAGAG GAAAACGACTACATCGACAGCTACTTCGACAACGGCGAAGACTTCGCAGCAGGCAGCGACGATAACATAGACGGCGAAGCCACTTACTGA
- the polr3g gene encoding DNA-directed RNA polymerase III subunit RPC7 isoform X2, whose product MAGRGRGAPSFTFNIEALGIGRGSMPDARVGPSPLFPATDFKPVPLKAGEEEDYMLALKQELRGAMQRLPYYIKPLSNRAEVEKYTQRYVKQSQRTDEEWTPDWNLLPKELMPRKRRVGAKAGTTKKTRISQKVNQDILNKLEDLEKKDRNPEKSDDETEKKAENEEEEVEEEEYEEEDIEEENDYIDSYFDNGEDFAAGSDDNIDGEATY is encoded by the exons ATGGCAGGCAGAGGTCGTGGTGCACCTTCATTCACGTTCAACATCGAGGCTCTGGGCATCGGCCGAGGCAGCATGCCAGACGCAAGGGTGGGTCCCAGCCCGCTGTTCCCA GCCACAGACTTTAAGCCGGTGCCCCTGAAGGCTGGCGAGGAGGAGGACTACATGCTGGCCTTGAagcaggagctgagaggagcaaTGCAGAGGCTACCGTACTACATCAAGCCCCTCTCCAacagagcag AAGTGGAGAAATACACACAGCGGTACGTCAAGCAGAGCCAGAGGACCGACGAGGAGTGGACTCCAG ACTGGAACCTCCTCCCCAAAGAACTGATGCCTCGAAAAAGAAGAGTTGGTGCCAAAGCAG GCACAACCAAGAAAACCAGGATCTCGCAGAAAGTGAACCAGGATATTCTGAATAAGTTAGAG GATCTAGAGAAGAAGGATCGGAACCCTGAAAAATCTGACgatgagacagagaagaaggCCGAGaacgaagaggaggaagtggaggaggaagaatatgaggaggaggacattgaAGAG GAAAACGACTACATCGACAGCTACTTCGACAACGGCGAAGACTTCGCAGCAGGCAGCGACGATAACATAGACGGCGAAGCCACTTACTGA
- the lysmd3 gene encoding lysM and putative peptidoglycan-binding domain-containing protein 3: MSTRNQHYGLQSATMVQPANGAHAYLFGNNGSENDLSEEDGENYELRPRGKERLRRSTSRERMEDIVYLTRDIQEGDTLNSISLQYHCSLADIKRANNLLTEQDFFALRSVKIPVRRFSILTETHITSLHKPSSPSGARRLPPITSIASPPPESSTDSSSSTDSVEGFLLEKDKDIEQLVKSTGPSRTSLNEVVSSLTLQPPPTELSYKPAQRKDPYYGADWGMRWWTAVAIMLVVGIVTPVFYLLYYEVLMKADVSHHGVPTQPLDDAPQGNVDLGHLQSLDSNEVQKGGWPGNDAGRMGEGNFQEPVVDRRGDGEHGALAKA, encoded by the exons ATGTCCACTAGAAACCAGCACTATGGACTCCAGTCGGCCACCATGGTGCAGCCTGCCAATGGCGCTCATGCCTATCTGTTCGGAAACAACGGCTCAGAGAACGACTTGTCTGAGGAGGACGGCGAGAACTACGAGCTGCGGCCACGTGGCAAAGAGAGGTTGCGGAGGAGCACCTCCAGGGAACGGATGGAGGACATCGTCTACCTGACCCGAGACATCCAAGAGGGGGACACACTCAACAGTATTTCTCTGCAGTACCACTGCTCG TTGGCCGATATAAAGCGCGCCAACAACCTGTTGACTGAACAGGACTTCTTTGCGTTGCGCTCTGTCAAGATTCCCGTGAGACGCTTCAGCATCCTGACTGAGACTCACATCACCAGCCTCCATAAACCTTCGTCCCCATCAGGGGCCAGACGCTTGCCCCCAATCACCTCCatcgcctcccctcctccagaGTCCTCCAcagactcttcctcttccaccgACAGCGTGGAAGGCTTCCTGCTGGAAAAGGACAAGGACATTGAACAGCTGGTGAAGTCCACAGGTCCGTCTCGAACCAGCCTGAATGAAGTGGTGTCCTCCCTGACACTACAGCCACCGCCCACAGAGCTCAGCTACAAACCAGCGCAGAGAAAGGACCCCTATTATGGTGCCGACTGGGGCATGAGATGGTGGACTGCCGTCGCCATCATGCTGGTGGTTGGCATCGTCACGCCCGTCTTCTACCTGCTGTATTACGAGGTGCTGATGAAAGCCGACGTCAGCCACCATGGCGTCCCCACGCAGCCGCTCGACGACGCGCCTCAGGGAAACGTCGACCTCGGTCATTTACAAAGTCTCGATTCCAATGAGGTCCAGAAAGGAGGGTGGCCTGGAAATGATGCTGGAAGGATGGGAGAGGGGAATTTCCAGGAGCCTGTGGTGGACAGAAGAGGGGACGGAGAACATGGCGCGCTCGCCAAAGCATAA